The following are encoded together in the Thermosipho japonicus genome:
- a CDS encoding DUF4894 domain-containing protein translates to MFLILFIGIYNDFHVKKISAIDFSHKNSIAYKFILPYKGDLWVVSNSGKIVDIVEDYKILKSLPVIVIPEEFVDDYSGKIKQNFFKKIPENIPDFVYEINFNENYIVLNNNAKIYFNENFDFQMYFEKLKIVYNYIEPLGIYYISDEMLVKAR, encoded by the coding sequence GTGTTTTTGATTCTTTTTATTGGAATTTATAACGATTTTCATGTTAAGAAAATAAGTGCAATTGATTTTAGCCATAAAAACTCAATTGCTTACAAGTTTATTTTACCATATAAAGGTGATTTATGGGTAGTTTCTAATAGTGGAAAAATTGTTGATATTGTTGAAGACTACAAGATTTTAAAAAGTTTACCGGTAATAGTTATTCCTGAAGAGTTTGTAGATGACTATTCTGGAAAAATAAAGCAAAATTTTTTTAAAAAAATACCAGAAAATATACCAGATTTCGTGTATGAGATAAATTTTAATGAAAATTATATCGTTTTGAATAATAACGCCAAAATATATTTTAATGAAAATTTTGATTTTCAAATGTATTTTGAAAAATTGAAAATAGTGTATAACTATATTGAACCGTTAGGAATTTACTATATTTCGGATGAAATGTTAGTTAAAGCGAGGTGA
- the ftsZ gene encoding cell division protein FtsZ — MGFSVKREEVFSKIMPKIKVVGVGGAGCNAINRMIEFGIDDVSFVAVNTDAQVLEVSKADEIVQIGEKLTKGLGAGGNPKVGEEAALEDKKKLEEMLRGIDMLFIAAGFGGGTGTGAAPVIAEIAKSLGILTVAVVTTPFYFEGAPRWKAAMEGVKKIHKNVDTLIKISNNKLLEELSWDIPFVEAFAKADETLYQGIKGISELITKRGIINLDFADIESVMRNAGAAMLGIGVAKGENRATVAARRALESKLVEHPIENATKLIMNITASTTFKLHEMQEAATIIRQTCSEDADLKLGIIVDPEIPEDELRVTLIATGLEREEDFLYSDDDIPAIFKFGLEVMGDDGEKV, encoded by the coding sequence ATGGGATTTTCGGTAAAAAGGGAAGAAGTTTTTTCCAAAATAATGCCAAAAATAAAAGTTGTAGGTGTTGGTGGAGCAGGTTGTAATGCTATCAACCGTATGATTGAATTTGGTATAGATGATGTAAGTTTTGTTGCTGTTAATACCGATGCTCAGGTGTTGGAAGTGAGCAAAGCTGATGAAATAGTCCAGATTGGTGAGAAGTTAACGAAGGGGTTAGGAGCAGGAGGTAACCCAAAAGTTGGTGAAGAGGCAGCACTTGAAGATAAAAAGAAACTGGAAGAAATGTTAAGGGGAATTGACATGTTATTTATAGCAGCTGGTTTTGGAGGTGGAACTGGCACAGGAGCTGCACCAGTTATTGCTGAAATAGCCAAAAGTCTAGGTATTTTAACCGTAGCAGTTGTAACTACTCCATTTTATTTTGAAGGTGCACCTAGATGGAAAGCTGCAATGGAAGGAGTAAAGAAAATACATAAAAACGTGGATACTTTAATTAAAATAAGCAATAATAAGCTACTTGAAGAATTATCATGGGATATTCCTTTTGTAGAAGCTTTTGCGAAAGCTGATGAGACCTTATATCAAGGTATAAAAGGTATTTCAGAACTTATTACCAAACGTGGAATTATTAACCTTGACTTTGCGGATATTGAATCGGTAATGAGAAATGCAGGAGCAGCCATGCTTGGTATTGGTGTTGCAAAGGGTGAGAATAGAGCAACTGTTGCTGCACGTAGAGCACTTGAAAGTAAACTAGTTGAACATCCTATTGAAAATGCAACCAAGTTGATTATGAATATTACAGCATCAACAACCTTTAAGTTACATGAAATGCAAGAGGCTGCAACGATTATCAGGCAAACATGTAGTGAAGATGCAGATTTAAAGCTTGGAATAATTGTTGATCCAGAAATTCCAGAAGATGAATTAAGAGTCACGCTTATAGCAACAGGACTTGAAAGAGAAGAAGATTTTCTTTACAGCGATGATGATATTCCCGCTATATTCAAATTTGGTTTGGAGGTAATGGGGGATGATGGAGAAAAAGTATAA
- a CDS encoding phosphatidate cytidylyltransferase has translation MTKETKVRLISALIVAPFVVACFISYQSLIGLVSAIVLLASSELLFATLKKYRKNGILVVYIALLSAFPLLFGIWFLEQPMELLSVLYIIGIVFTLFVVKNKEIVMEFFGVYSISFIYISMNLSFFIPLYKFYGAAIALLTLTLSWAYDSFAYFFGLSFGKHKLSKVYSPNKSYEGLLGGIFGTFVYTLIYFVIVNNFSSYSIPLWYSIAFAIITGVMDTAGDIFESAIKRAYGLKNIGRFMPGHGGMLDRIDGLLFVAPVIYIFLKLFS, from the coding sequence GTGACTAAAGAAACTAAAGTTCGTTTAATTTCAGCGTTAATTGTGGCACCATTTGTGGTTGCTTGTTTTATTTCGTACCAAAGTTTGATAGGACTTGTTTCGGCAATTGTCTTACTTGCAAGTTCTGAGCTTTTGTTTGCAACATTAAAGAAGTACAGAAAAAATGGAATATTAGTTGTCTACATTGCACTTTTATCTGCATTTCCTTTGCTTTTTGGAATTTGGTTTTTAGAGCAACCTATGGAATTATTAAGTGTTCTATATATAATTGGAATTGTATTTACATTGTTTGTTGTTAAAAATAAAGAAATTGTAATGGAATTTTTTGGAGTATATTCAATTTCATTTATTTATATATCAATGAATCTTTCATTTTTTATTCCATTGTATAAGTTTTATGGGGCAGCTATTGCACTTTTAACTTTAACTTTAAGTTGGGCTTATGATAGCTTTGCATATTTTTTTGGATTAAGTTTTGGAAAGCACAAGCTTTCAAAAGTATATAGTCCTAATAAGAGTTATGAAGGGTTATTGGGAGGAATTTTTGGTACATTTGTTTATACTCTTATTTATTTTGTGATTGTAAATAACTTTTCTAGTTATAGTATACCTTTGTGGTATTCTATAGCTTTTGCAATAATTACAGGGGTAATGGATACAGCTGGTGATATTTTTGAATCAGCTATTAAGAGAGCGTATGGATTAAAAAATATAGGGCGTTTTATGCCTGGACATGGTGGAATGTTGGATAGAATAGATGGATTATTGTTTGTTGCACCTGTTATTTATATATTTTTAAAACTATTTAGTTAA
- the ftsA gene encoding cell division protein FtsA: MGKWDPVVSIDIGNDSIKGVVVNYSNEGKEVVAYSNLKSKGIESGDIKDVVALNDAMNQIIENLEEQIGKTLKGDFLVSSSVGNFKLQEIREELLLTEGDNLVTVNEKHVDEIKELVLNTALGENNYVYHSYIKKYILDENKIVFNPVDMSAKKLEAVYSIIMGDSIHRSIVDYATRETLGEADYYISPISAAEAVLTSFEKDSGVMHVDLGFYSTVVTIFLNNAPIRFVRLPKSMKYVVLDIAKILKTSIYEAERLLKIYGIAIFQNIEPSIIEYKALDGRTTLETNRELLARIIYARLREIFLNVRKIYRDATMDYKEFRDLGIPGGIVLTGGGAKIPRITDVAADVMKCSVRVGSFINTEEFIIEENEQILSDPQFAAAFGNILQFEKEEGIDTLNKPRNKSSSAFSEFLRKLFKGE, translated from the coding sequence ATGGGAAAATGGGATCCAGTAGTTTCAATAGATATAGGTAATGACAGCATTAAGGGGGTTGTTGTAAATTATTCTAATGAAGGAAAGGAAGTTGTTGCTTATTCAAATTTAAAATCTAAAGGTATAGAGTCCGGGGATATAAAAGATGTGGTCGCCTTGAACGATGCAATGAATCAGATAATTGAGAATTTAGAAGAGCAAATTGGTAAAACTTTAAAAGGTGATTTTTTGGTTTCCTCAAGCGTTGGAAATTTTAAACTTCAAGAGATTAGAGAAGAATTACTTTTGACTGAAGGAGATAATTTAGTAACTGTAAATGAAAAGCATGTTGATGAAATTAAAGAACTTGTTTTGAATACTGCACTTGGCGAAAATAATTATGTATACCATTCATATATAAAGAAATATATTTTGGATGAAAACAAAATAGTATTTAATCCAGTTGATATGAGTGCAAAAAAATTAGAGGCAGTATATTCCATCATAATGGGGGATAGCATTCACAGAAGCATAGTTGATTATGCTACTAGGGAGACTTTGGGAGAAGCAGATTATTATATTTCTCCGATTTCAGCAGCTGAGGCTGTTTTGACTAGTTTTGAAAAAGATAGCGGGGTAATGCATGTGGATTTAGGTTTTTATTCTACAGTTGTAACCATATTTTTAAATAATGCTCCTATAAGATTTGTAAGATTACCTAAATCTATGAAGTATGTTGTTCTTGATATTGCAAAAATATTAAAAACTTCAATTTATGAAGCAGAAAGGCTATTAAAGATATATGGAATAGCAATTTTTCAAAATATAGAACCTTCTATTATAGAATATAAGGCCCTTGATGGAAGAACTACGCTTGAAACAAACAGAGAACTTCTTGCACGTATAATTTATGCAAGACTTAGAGAAATATTTTTAAATGTTAGAAAAATTTATAGAGATGCAACAATGGATTATAAAGAATTTAGAGATTTGGGGATTCCTGGTGGAATAGTTTTAACAGGCGGTGGTGCGAAAATACCTAGAATAACTGATGTTGCTGCGGATGTAATGAAATGTTCCGTAAGGGTTGGAAGTTTTATAAATACTGAAGAGTTTATAATTGAGGAAAATGAGCAAATTTTGTCTGATCCGCAGTTTGCGGCAGCCTTTGGAAATATACTACAATTTGAAAAAGAAGAGGGTATAGATACGTTAAATAAACCGAGAAATAAGTCATCAAGTGCTTTTTCAGAATTTCTGAGAAAATTATTTAAGGGGGAATAA
- the frr gene encoding ribosome recycling factor, whose translation MKDPILKEAELRMKKSVEAIDEELKKLRTGRPSPALLEEIKVDYYGVPTPINQVATINVTEERSLIIKPWEKNLLSAIEKAIQASDLGLNPTNDGNVVRLVFPSPTTEQRQKWVKKTKEIVEHGKIAIRNIRRDVIKELKEMTKNGEISEDDEKRLEKEVQNLTDKYIEELDKLFEKKEKEIMEF comes from the coding sequence ATGAAGGACCCTATTTTAAAGGAAGCAGAATTAAGGATGAAAAAAAGCGTAGAAGCTATTGATGAGGAATTAAAAAAATTAAGGACGGGAAGGCCATCACCAGCTCTATTGGAAGAAATTAAGGTTGATTATTATGGAGTGCCTACTCCTATAAATCAGGTTGCAACTATTAATGTTACAGAAGAAAGATCATTGATTATTAAACCTTGGGAAAAGAACCTTTTAAGTGCTATTGAAAAGGCCATTCAAGCAAGTGATCTTGGATTGAATCCGACAAATGATGGAAATGTTGTAAGATTAGTTTTCCCAAGTCCTACAACTGAGCAAAGACAAAAATGGGTAAAAAAGACAAAAGAAATTGTTGAACATGGTAAAATTGCTATAAGAAACATTAGAAGGGATGTTATTAAAGAACTGAAAGAGATGACAAAAAACGGTGAAATTTCAGAAGATGATGAAAAAAGACTTGAAAAAGAAGTTCAAAATTTAACGGATAAATATATTGAGGAATTAGATAAGCTATTTGAAAAGAAAGAAAAGGAGATAATGGAGTTTTAA
- a CDS encoding GspE/PulE family protein, whose amino-acid sequence MMEKKYKRLGDILIEKGIITEDDLEYALKVQKETRKPIGEVLVELGFCTWQQIVKALAEQYEVGFFSEKPTIDPALNLNLKKELIEELRVIPIKEENGKVIVVTDNVYNLSLIKRRLKFLLSKDIEVFLVAPSIFDELLMDMNAEKKVDFDVSEELYSEEVNEEEEIKIEELESEETPVVRLVNNILNHAIELEASDIHIEPMKGKNVIVRYRIDGVLKKVTEYPKASHGSVVARIKIMSNLDITEKRIPQDGKFYLNINNEQYDFRVSTMPSVNGEKVVLRILRVSQSNKKLEELGYSDYNFKRISELIKHPYGIILVTGPTGSGKSTTLVGIINSLNHEGVNIVTAEDPVEYTIEGVTQCQVNPEIGLTFARYLRAFLRQDPDIIMVGEIRDKETANLAIEASLTGHLVLSTLHTNTASGAVDRLLNMGIDPSLISSALIGVIGQRLVRKVCTKCAQKEKLDPEFESIARKLFPELEPYAYKAVGCDACNGTGYKGRTAINEVLIVNDELRYLINNRASIIEITKAAKNNGMRTLFEDGLYKVLKGETTIEEILRVTGGSNEE is encoded by the coding sequence ATGATGGAGAAAAAGTATAAAAGATTGGGGGATATTTTAATTGAAAAGGGGATAATTACTGAAGATGATTTAGAGTATGCACTTAAAGTTCAAAAAGAAACTAGGAAACCTATTGGAGAAGTTTTAGTTGAACTTGGATTTTGTACATGGCAGCAAATCGTAAAAGCTTTAGCTGAACAATATGAAGTAGGTTTTTTTTCTGAAAAACCTACTATAGATCCTGCACTAAATCTAAATTTGAAGAAAGAGTTAATAGAAGAATTGAGGGTTATTCCAATTAAGGAAGAAAATGGTAAGGTAATAGTTGTTACTGATAATGTATATAATCTTTCTTTGATTAAAAGGAGATTAAAGTTTTTGCTAAGTAAAGATATAGAAGTCTTTTTGGTTGCTCCAAGCATATTTGATGAACTATTAATGGATATGAATGCTGAAAAAAAAGTTGATTTTGATGTGTCTGAAGAGCTTTATAGCGAAGAAGTTAACGAGGAAGAGGAAATAAAAATAGAAGAATTAGAGTCTGAAGAAACGCCGGTTGTTAGGTTGGTTAACAATATTTTAAATCATGCAATAGAACTAGAAGCAAGTGATATTCATATTGAGCCAATGAAAGGGAAAAATGTGATAGTCAGATATAGAATTGATGGAGTTTTGAAAAAAGTTACAGAATATCCAAAAGCGAGTCATGGTTCAGTAGTTGCAAGAATTAAGATTATGTCTAACCTTGATATTACTGAAAAAAGGATTCCTCAGGATGGAAAATTTTATTTGAACATTAATAATGAACAGTATGATTTTAGGGTTTCTACAATGCCTTCTGTTAATGGTGAAAAAGTTGTCTTAAGAATTTTAAGAGTGTCACAATCAAATAAAAAATTGGAAGAATTAGGTTATAGTGATTATAACTTTAAAAGAATTAGTGAGTTGATAAAACATCCATATGGGATAATTTTGGTAACTGGGCCAACAGGTAGTGGAAAGAGTACTACGCTTGTTGGAATAATAAATTCTCTAAACCATGAGGGAGTAAATATTGTAACAGCAGAAGATCCAGTTGAATATACTATTGAAGGTGTTACTCAATGTCAGGTAAATCCGGAGATAGGTTTGACTTTTGCAAGGTATTTAAGGGCATTTTTAAGGCAAGATCCTGACATTATAATGGTTGGAGAAATTAGAGATAAGGAAACTGCGAATCTTGCTATTGAAGCGTCTCTTACTGGGCATTTGGTCCTTTCGACTTTACATACAAATACAGCATCGGGTGCTGTTGATCGTTTGTTGAATATGGGAATTGATCCAAGTTTAATAAGTTCTGCGTTAATTGGAGTAATAGGTCAGAGATTAGTAAGAAAAGTATGTACAAAATGTGCACAAAAGGAAAAACTTGATCCTGAATTTGAAAGCATTGCTAGAAAACTCTTTCCAGAATTAGAGCCATATGCGTACAAAGCAGTTGGCTGTGATGCTTGTAATGGTACGGGTTATAAAGGTAGGACTGCTATAAATGAAGTTTTAATTGTTAATGATGAATTAAGATATTTGATAAATAACAGAGCATCAATTATAGAAATTACTAAAGCTGCAAAAAATAATGGAATGAGAACGCTATTTGAAGATGGATTGTATAAGGTTCTTAAAGGAGAAACAACTATTGAGGAAATTTTAAGAGTAACTGGTGGTAGCAATGAAGAATGA
- the alaS gene encoding alanine--tRNA ligase encodes MRSDEIRRLFLEFFEKKGHKILPSASLIPDDPQLLFTIAGMVPFKPIFWGKVDPVYTRIATCQKCVRTTDIENVGKTPRHHTFFEMLGNFSFGDYFKEEAIEWAWEFVTQVLKIPEERLWVSVYKDDNEAYEIWRKIGVPSSKILKLGKEDNFWGPAGPTGPCGPDTEIFYDTQRDVPTSDGKEPTPANTEGRFVEIWNLVFTEFYQDENGNLLPLKRKNIDTGAGLERMAAMMQGVYNNFDTDLFAPIIEGICNILNVKYKKDEKIDVSIRVIADHIRALVFLISDGVFPSNEGRGYVLRRILRRAARHGKLLGANAPFLHKLVDSVVNKMGKVYPEIVEKKDFTKEIILGEEKRFLQNLNKGLELVEKIVRENNGKISGEMAFKLYDTYGFPLDILRDLAEENGYVLDEQGFNEYMEKQRLLAKNAAGDIEFTKRTGYEDLKLKSEFVGYEKYEEYSKVLAIKVSEFVNEVQDADCEIVLERTPFYAEKGGQVSDTGIIKGENGEFLVEYVYSPTEGIIVHRGKLKGKLSVGEKVYAKIDIEKRKATARNHTATHLLHAALRKVLGTHVRQAGSLVESEKLRFDFTHFNALSSDEIEQVEKLVNNVILEAIDVIVEEKDYDEAVKEGAIALFEEKYGDKVRVVKVGNFSEELCGGTHVKNTGEIGLFKIISEGSVSAGIRRVEAITGLNSLMYLQRLENNWFKVKNILEVNDNEVFRRIENMKEEIKKLNSEIKSLKQKMVDIDSIYKNKKVINNVEYIVEKFEGLEVDVLRDVADRLVDKGVDLVILFDKVGEKVVLIVKKKKSNQLLHAGNIAKELSKVLGGGGGGRPDFAQAGGKDFGKVQEAIKKLEEILREC; translated from the coding sequence ATGAGAAGCGATGAAATAAGACGATTATTTCTAGAGTTTTTTGAAAAAAAGGGACATAAAATACTGCCGAGTGCCTCTTTGATACCTGATGATCCTCAACTTTTATTTACTATTGCAGGAATGGTTCCTTTTAAGCCTATTTTTTGGGGAAAGGTTGATCCTGTTTATACTAGAATTGCAACTTGTCAGAAATGTGTGAGAACTACTGATATAGAAAATGTTGGAAAAACTCCAAGACATCATACATTTTTTGAGATGCTTGGTAATTTTTCATTTGGTGACTATTTTAAAGAAGAAGCTATTGAGTGGGCATGGGAATTTGTGACTCAAGTTTTGAAGATTCCTGAAGAAAGATTGTGGGTTTCTGTCTATAAAGATGATAATGAAGCATATGAAATTTGGAGAAAAATTGGTGTTCCCTCTTCGAAAATTTTGAAACTTGGAAAAGAAGATAATTTCTGGGGGCCTGCTGGTCCTACGGGGCCTTGTGGACCTGATACTGAGATTTTTTATGATACTCAAAGAGATGTTCCTACAAGTGATGGAAAAGAGCCAACACCAGCGAACACAGAAGGTAGATTTGTAGAAATTTGGAATCTGGTGTTTACAGAATTTTATCAGGATGAAAATGGTAATTTACTTCCTTTGAAGAGAAAAAATATAGATACTGGAGCAGGCCTTGAAAGAATGGCAGCTATGATGCAAGGAGTTTATAACAATTTTGATACGGATTTATTTGCTCCTATAATTGAGGGAATTTGTAATATATTGAATGTGAAATATAAAAAAGATGAAAAGATAGATGTTTCTATAAGGGTTATTGCAGATCATATAAGAGCTTTAGTCTTTTTAATTTCAGATGGGGTATTTCCTTCTAACGAAGGTAGAGGATATGTGCTAAGAAGAATTTTGAGAAGAGCTGCAAGACATGGAAAATTGTTGGGAGCAAATGCACCTTTTTTACACAAATTGGTAGATTCTGTTGTTAATAAAATGGGAAAAGTTTATCCTGAAATTGTTGAAAAGAAAGATTTTACTAAAGAAATAATCTTAGGTGAAGAAAAGAGATTTTTACAGAACCTAAATAAGGGTTTAGAATTAGTTGAAAAAATAGTCCGTGAAAATAATGGAAAGATAAGTGGAGAAATGGCTTTCAAATTATATGATACTTATGGATTCCCACTAGATATTTTAAGAGATTTAGCAGAAGAAAACGGATATGTTCTTGATGAGCAAGGATTTAATGAGTATATGGAAAAGCAGAGATTGCTTGCAAAGAACGCTGCAGGTGATATTGAATTTACAAAAAGAACAGGTTATGAAGATTTGAAATTAAAAAGTGAATTTGTAGGTTATGAAAAATATGAGGAATATTCTAAAGTTCTTGCAATAAAAGTATCTGAATTTGTTAATGAGGTACAAGACGCTGATTGTGAAATTGTATTAGAAAGAACACCATTTTATGCAGAAAAAGGTGGGCAAGTATCTGATACCGGAATAATTAAGGGGGAAAATGGAGAATTTTTGGTCGAATATGTCTATTCACCAACAGAGGGAATAATAGTTCACAGAGGAAAGTTAAAAGGCAAATTATCAGTAGGTGAGAAAGTTTATGCAAAAATTGATATAGAAAAGAGAAAAGCAACTGCAAGAAACCATACAGCAACACACCTTTTACATGCGGCATTGAGAAAGGTTTTAGGTACGCATGTTAGACAAGCTGGTTCATTGGTCGAAAGTGAAAAGCTTAGATTTGATTTCACACATTTTAATGCACTAAGTTCCGATGAAATAGAACAGGTTGAAAAGCTGGTAAATAATGTTATTCTTGAAGCTATAGACGTTATTGTAGAAGAAAAGGACTACGATGAGGCAGTTAAAGAGGGAGCAATTGCATTATTTGAAGAAAAATATGGAGATAAAGTTAGAGTAGTAAAAGTTGGCAATTTTAGTGAGGAATTATGTGGTGGTACTCACGTGAAAAATACTGGAGAGATAGGTTTATTTAAGATAATTTCAGAAGGTTCAGTGAGTGCTGGAATTAGAAGGGTTGAAGCAATTACTGGTTTAAATAGCTTAATGTATTTGCAAAGATTAGAAAATAATTGGTTTAAAGTGAAAAATATTCTTGAAGTTAATGATAACGAAGTCTTTAGAAGAATTGAAAATATGAAAGAAGAGATAAAGAAGTTAAATTCTGAGATAAAGAGCTTAAAACAGAAGATGGTTGACATAGACAGTATTTATAAGAATAAGAAGGTTATTAACAATGTAGAGTATATTGTAGAGAAGTTTGAAGGATTAGAAGTTGATGTTTTAAGGGATGTAGCAGACAGATTGGTTGATAAAGGAGTAGACCTTGTAATATTATTTGATAAAGTGGGAGAAAAAGTTGTTTTAATTGTTAAGAAGAAAAAATCTAATCAGTTGTTACATGCAGGAAATATTGCAAAAGAACTTTCAAAGGTTTTAGGTGGTGGAGGCGGTGGTAGGCCAGACTTTGCACAAGCCGGAGGTAAAGATTTCGGTAAAGTGCAAGAAGCTATAAAAAAGCTTGAAGAAATTTTAAGGGAGTGTTAG
- a CDS encoding rod shape-determining protein — protein MFKRYDMGIDLGTANTLVYVKNKGIVVNEPSVVAINVETDEVLKVGNEAKNMIGKTPAYIKAIRPLKDGVIADYNVALAMLSYFINRAQNGFSLFRPLVVVGVPVGITEVESRAILEAGNEAGAKRVFLIEEPMATAIGANLNVEEPTGNMVVDIGGGTTEIAVISLGSLVTWTSIRVAGDELDDAIIQYVREVYRVVIGERTAERVKIEIGNVFPDKEYDELETSVTGIDLSSGLPKKLVLKGGEIREALKPIVMQIIDSTKATLEKTPPELVADITERGIVVAGGGSLLRGITTLIEKETGINAIVADEPMTCVARGAGMVLDKVSILSRLRRNE, from the coding sequence ATGTTTAAAAGATACGACATGGGGATTGATTTGGGTACTGCAAATACATTAGTTTATGTCAAAAATAAAGGTATAGTTGTTAATGAACCATCTGTTGTTGCTATAAATGTAGAAACAGATGAGGTTTTAAAAGTTGGGAATGAAGCGAAAAATATGATAGGTAAAACGCCTGCTTATATAAAGGCAATTAGACCTTTAAAGGACGGAGTAATTGCAGATTACAACGTTGCACTTGCAATGCTTTCCTACTTTATTAATAGGGCACAAAACGGATTTTCTTTGTTTAGGCCATTAGTTGTTGTAGGTGTTCCAGTTGGAATAACTGAAGTAGAAAGTAGGGCAATACTTGAAGCAGGAAATGAAGCTGGTGCAAAAAGGGTTTTTTTAATAGAGGAACCTATGGCAACAGCAATTGGAGCAAATTTAAATGTAGAGGAACCAACTGGAAATATGGTTGTTGATATTGGAGGAGGTACAACTGAAATTGCAGTAATTTCACTTGGGAGCTTGGTTACTTGGACTTCTATTAGAGTTGCAGGAGATGAATTAGATGATGCTATTATTCAATATGTTCGTGAAGTGTATAGGGTGGTTATAGGTGAAAGAACTGCTGAAAGAGTTAAGATAGAAATAGGCAATGTTTTCCCTGACAAGGAATATGATGAACTTGAAACATCAGTAACAGGAATAGATTTATCAAGTGGTCTTCCAAAGAAATTGGTGTTAAAGGGAGGAGAAATTAGAGAAGCTTTGAAACCTATAGTAATGCAAATAATAGATTCAACTAAAGCAACACTTGAAAAAACTCCTCCAGAATTGGTTGCAGATATAACTGAACGTGGAATAGTTGTTGCAGGTGGAGGTTCGCTTTTGAGAGGAATAACAACTTTAATTGAAAAAGAAACAGGAATAAATGCAATCGTTGCAGATGAGCCAATGACATGTGTAGCACGTGGAGCAGGTATGGTCCTTGATAAAGTTTCAATTCTTTCGAGATTGAGGAGGAATGAATGA
- the uppS gene encoding polyprenyl diphosphate synthase — translation MLNHIAFIMDGNGRWAKRQNKPRMYGHYAGAYKIEEVVRWCAEYGVKYTTFYAFSTENWKRPKGEVNFIFGLLQSKIGEFYERMNKEGVRLVFSGRLKELGEKIYNICMEYQEKTKNNDKIVVNMALNYGGRAEIVDAIKKIIDSKINDIDEEKFREFLYFPDIPDPDLIIRTSGEMRLSNFLTWQSAYSELYFTDVLWPDFSREDLDRAIEDFNKRQRRFGGIK, via the coding sequence ATGTTGAATCATATAGCTTTTATAATGGATGGAAATGGAAGATGGGCAAAAAGGCAAAACAAGCCTAGAATGTATGGGCACTATGCCGGTGCTTATAAAATTGAGGAAGTAGTGAGGTGGTGTGCTGAGTATGGTGTAAAGTACACCACCTTTTATGCATTTTCAACTGAGAATTGGAAAAGACCAAAAGGTGAAGTAAATTTTATTTTTGGGCTTTTGCAAAGTAAAATTGGTGAATTTTATGAAAGAATGAATAAGGAAGGTGTAAGGTTAGTTTTTAGTGGAAGATTAAAAGAATTAGGTGAAAAAATATATAATATTTGTATGGAATATCAGGAAAAAACTAAAAACAATGATAAAATAGTTGTCAATATGGCATTAAACTATGGAGGTAGAGCCGAAATAGTAGATGCAATAAAAAAGATAATAGATTCTAAAATAAATGATATAGATGAAGAAAAATTTAGAGAATTTTTGTATTTTCCAGATATTCCAGATCCAGATTTAATTATTAGAACATCTGGTGAAATGAGACTAAGTAATTTTTTAACTTGGCAATCGGCATATAGTGAACTTTACTTTACGGATGTTTTATGGCCGGATTTTTCCAGGGAAGATTTAGATAGGGCTATTGAAGATTTTAATAAAAGGCAAAGACGTTTTGGGGGGATAAAGTGA